One segment of Halococcus agarilyticus DNA contains the following:
- a CDS encoding DUF6414 family protein, whose translation MTKNDDSAYQLREFIYLDDESINGHLSSLGVGLQTSRTKTAEDENESESHFSATIPTPWTNIGGGGRHRSTDREGTEQQIDITVPYRFQELLRQIDGISEIKDPDIEDVERGDVIEISGTVKPMSLFRLELAAGAINTLTEESKKAGEVITDDNSGEENVSEEEIDASEAFIEMSENVIGNRVPVRLDTDRGHSYATVLKRNYLRVPTKHAFAQAREYTLFGRVEEKIERGKKWHPVDMMRLTGEFAHDAEEGIDDFNKGLQEAAKGMDVILQEEDLTLMGPANVIYPIGLFW comes from the coding sequence ATGACAAAGAATGATGACTCAGCGTATCAATTGCGCGAATTCATTTATCTCGACGATGAAAGCATCAATGGACATCTTTCGTCACTAGGAGTTGGATTACAGACGAGTAGAACGAAAACAGCCGAAGATGAGAATGAGTCAGAAAGTCACTTCTCAGCCACGATTCCGACTCCTTGGACGAACATAGGAGGCGGTGGCCGGCATCGAAGTACGGATCGTGAAGGGACTGAACAGCAGATAGATATTACTGTTCCCTATCGTTTTCAGGAATTGCTTAGACAGATTGACGGGATTAGCGAAATAAAAGATCCCGACATAGAAGATGTGGAACGCGGTGACGTCATAGAGATCAGCGGAACTGTTAAGCCAATGTCCTTGTTCAGGTTGGAACTGGCTGCGGGTGCTATAAATACACTTACTGAAGAATCGAAAAAAGCCGGAGAAGTGATAACTGATGATAATTCAGGAGAAGAAAACGTGTCGGAGGAAGAGATTGATGCCTCGGAAGCATTCATAGAAATGTCTGAGAATGTGATTGGAAATAGAGTGCCAGTAAGATTGGATACCGACAGAGGCCACTCCTACGCAACAGTATTGAAACGCAACTATCTACGGGTGCCAACAAAACATGCGTTCGCGCAAGCGCGCGAATACACACTCTTCGGCCGTGTAGAAGAAAAAATCGAGCGCGGGAAGAAGTGGCACCCAGTCGATATGATGAGATTAACAGGCGAATTCGCACATGATGCTGAAGAGGGTATAGACGATTTCAACAAAGGTCTGCAAGAAGCAGCAAAAGGGATGGATGTGATTTTGCAAGAGGAGGATCTGACTCTGATGGGGCCTGCAAACGTGATATATCCAATCGGCTTATTCTGGTGA
- a CDS encoding DUF7344 domain-containing protein: MVSDNAAGSSWGVPQWLLSGLDAADGTDGPAGSIPLSTETVCELISNARRRAVIRHVAALDADESVRMGELARTIAGEENDIAPTAVSAEQRKTVYVSLLQNHLPKLDSAGVVDWNDRSGDIAHGTSVDELAALVESIEHACEPEPEREHEPVA, translated from the coding sequence ATGGTCTCCGACAACGCGGCCGGTTCGTCGTGGGGCGTCCCCCAGTGGCTCCTCTCGGGACTCGACGCCGCCGACGGGACCGACGGCCCCGCCGGGTCGATCCCGCTCTCGACCGAGACCGTCTGCGAGCTGATCAGCAACGCCCGCCGGCGGGCGGTCATCCGTCACGTCGCGGCGCTCGACGCCGATGAGAGCGTCCGAATGGGCGAGCTCGCGCGAACGATCGCGGGCGAGGAGAACGACATCGCGCCGACGGCAGTCTCGGCCGAACAGCGAAAGACCGTCTACGTCTCCCTGCTCCAGAACCACCTCCCGAAGCTCGATTCGGCCGGTGTGGTCGACTGGAACGACCGCTCGGGCGACATCGCCCACGGCACCTCGGTCGACGAACTCGCGGCCCTCGTCGAGTCGATCGAACACGCCTGCGAGCCGGAGCCGGAACGCGAACACGAACCGGTTGCCTGA
- a CDS encoding DUF7127 family protein: MVTEYEHADGSRIAVDFGAAHGDLAVDVLDDTAIVIAGGEQFEFGLPSEANEVTANNGVLTIAE, from the coding sequence GTGGTCACCGAGTACGAACACGCCGATGGGAGCCGCATCGCCGTGGACTTCGGGGCCGCTCACGGCGATCTCGCCGTCGACGTTCTCGACGACACGGCGATCGTGATCGCCGGCGGCGAGCAGTTCGAGTTCGGCCTCCCGAGCGAGGCGAACGAGGTCACGGCCAACAACGGCGTGCTCACGATCGCGGAGTGA
- the aroC gene encoding chorismate synthase, whose protein sequence is MNGNEFGRLFRVTTFGESHGEAMGVTVSGCPAGLELDEETVQAELDRRKPGQSQITTSRGEPDAVSIKSGLQDGYTTGTPIGMVIQNKDARSGKYEPFITAPRPSHGDFTYSAKFGTRNWGGGGRSSARETANWVAAGAIAKQILASEGIEIRAHVNGIGEIEAPDVSFEEMGEHVEENEVRCAHPETAERMREKIDEYQEAGDSIGGSIAFEIRGAPRGLGAPRFDSVPARLGQAMLSVPAATSFEFGLGKEARRYRGSERNEDWKFDENGDPVPVGNDHGGLQGGITTGQAIRGEVILHAPTSIPKEQTTVDWETGEEKTAQVIGRHDPVLPPRGVPVVEAMCALTMVDFMLLGGRINPDRLDGNVGEYDTDYHPSSPENDPADAPTSAESTDE, encoded by the coding sequence ATGAACGGCAACGAGTTCGGGCGGCTCTTTCGGGTCACCACCTTCGGCGAAAGCCACGGTGAGGCGATGGGGGTCACGGTGTCGGGCTGTCCGGCAGGATTGGAACTCGACGAGGAGACGGTGCAGGCCGAGCTCGACCGACGGAAACCGGGCCAGTCACAGATCACGACCAGCCGGGGCGAGCCCGATGCCGTCTCCATCAAATCCGGTCTTCAGGACGGCTACACCACCGGGACGCCCATCGGCATGGTGATCCAGAACAAGGACGCGCGCTCGGGGAAGTACGAGCCGTTCATCACCGCCCCCCGCCCCTCTCACGGCGACTTCACCTACTCGGCGAAGTTCGGCACCAGAAACTGGGGCGGCGGCGGGCGCTCCTCCGCCCGCGAGACCGCGAACTGGGTCGCCGCCGGCGCGATCGCAAAACAGATCCTCGCGAGCGAGGGAATCGAGATCAGAGCGCACGTCAACGGGATCGGCGAGATCGAGGCTCCCGACGTGAGTTTCGAGGAGATGGGCGAGCACGTCGAAGAGAACGAGGTCCGGTGTGCCCACCCCGAGACCGCCGAACGGATGCGCGAGAAGATCGACGAGTACCAGGAAGCGGGCGACTCGATCGGCGGCTCGATCGCCTTCGAGATCCGCGGCGCGCCCCGAGGCTTGGGCGCACCCCGGTTCGACTCCGTGCCGGCGCGGCTCGGCCAGGCGATGCTGAGCGTGCCAGCCGCCACGAGCTTCGAATTCGGCTTGGGGAAGGAGGCCCGTCGGTATCGGGGCAGCGAGCGCAACGAGGACTGGAAATTCGACGAGAACGGTGATCCCGTCCCCGTGGGCAACGACCACGGTGGTCTCCAGGGCGGGATCACGACCGGCCAGGCCATCCGTGGCGAGGTGATCCTCCACGCGCCGACGTCGATCCCGAAAGAGCAGACCACCGTCGACTGGGAGACCGGCGAGGAGAAGACCGCCCAGGTCATCGGCCGGCACGATCCCGTCCTCCCGCCGCGGGGCGTCCCCGTGGTCGAGGCGATGTGCGCGCTCACGATGGTGGACTTCATGCTCCTTGGGGGACGGATCAACCCCGATCGGCTCGACGGAAACGTGGGGGAGTACGACACCGACTACCACCCGAGCAGTCCGGAGAACGATCCCGCGGACGCGCCGACGAGCGCGGAGTCGACCGACGAGTAG
- a CDS encoding alkaline phosphatase family protein, which produces MLRTDLAATLREDELAPGLVRPAWEDYCFGNVGDTVLSLFGDDARRPLPEDVFDGVDTDAVEHVVVALVDGFGWNHFRRVRSDHPFLDTLAERATVTPLTSIYPSETAAAITAHNTATQPCEHGVLGWWAYLDELGTTMQTLPFADADDDPIAQRHDTDASVLVDERPVYDRLSGDSVVVAPAGQVDSSYSRQATRGARHRDYRNVAQGAYRVREELEAATEPTYCYLYMPSVDSLAHHAGVGHPETDAQLGSVLDALEREVVELLDPAVAEQTLLVVTADHGEVDATPETTVDLRDVALDEHLRRDANGDPLRPLGGPRNLQFHAREGHRDALVEAIESGLDPLDPVVMTREELLEADLFGDREPSDRFERRCPDVLAVPRDGFADVTDEALSYVGMHGGMHPDEMLVPFAAATVDSLQD; this is translated from the coding sequence GTGCTCCGAACCGATCTCGCCGCCACCCTCCGCGAGGACGAACTCGCGCCGGGCCTCGTTCGTCCCGCGTGGGAGGACTACTGCTTCGGCAACGTCGGCGACACCGTGCTGTCGCTGTTCGGCGACGACGCGAGGCGGCCGCTCCCCGAGGACGTGTTCGACGGCGTCGACACCGACGCGGTGGAGCACGTCGTCGTCGCGCTGGTCGACGGGTTCGGCTGGAACCACTTCCGGCGCGTCCGGTCCGATCACCCGTTCCTCGACACGCTCGCCGAGCGGGCGACGGTCACGCCGCTGACGAGCATCTACCCCTCGGAGACGGCGGCGGCGATCACCGCGCACAACACCGCGACCCAGCCCTGCGAGCACGGTGTGCTCGGCTGGTGGGCGTATCTCGATGAACTCGGGACGACGATGCAGACGCTTCCGTTCGCCGACGCGGACGACGACCCGATCGCACAACGCCACGACACCGACGCGTCGGTGCTGGTCGACGAGCGACCGGTGTACGACCGGCTGTCCGGCGATTCGGTGGTCGTCGCGCCGGCGGGCCAGGTGGACTCGTCGTACTCCCGCCAGGCGACCCGCGGCGCGCGCCACCGCGACTACCGCAACGTCGCCCAGGGTGCCTACCGTGTCCGCGAGGAACTCGAAGCGGCGACCGAGCCGACGTACTGCTATCTCTACATGCCGAGCGTCGACTCGCTGGCCCACCACGCCGGCGTCGGCCATCCCGAGACCGACGCCCAGCTCGGCTCCGTTCTCGATGCACTGGAACGAGAGGTGGTCGAGCTGCTCGATCCGGCCGTGGCCGAGCAGACGCTGCTCGTCGTGACCGCCGACCACGGCGAGGTCGACGCGACGCCCGAGACGACCGTCGATCTTCGAGACGTCGCCCTCGACGAACACCTCCGCCGGGACGCGAACGGCGATCCGCTGCGACCGCTCGGCGGGCCCCGCAACCTCCAGTTCCACGCCCGCGAGGGCCACCGCGACGCGCTCGTCGAGGCGATCGAATCGGGTCTCGACCCGCTGGACCCGGTGGTGATGACCCGTGAGGAACTTCTCGAGGCGGACCTGTTCGGTGACCGCGAGCCGAGCGACCGGTTCGAGCGGCGGTGTCCGGACGTGCTCGCAGTCCCGCGCGACGGGTTCGCCGACGTGACCGACGAGGCGCTGTCCTACGTCGGCATGCACGGCGGGATGCACCCCGACGAGATGCTCGTGCCGTTCGCGGCCGCCACGGTCGATTCGTTGCAGGACTGA
- the aroA gene encoding 3-phosphoshikimate 1-carboxyvinyltransferase yields the protein MDAEIRESTVGGRVDAPPSKSYTHRAILAAGYADGETVVERPLVSADTRATMRAVDAYGGAVEETDDELSIQGFGGVPETPADVIDCANSGTTIRLVTAAAALGDGLTVLTGDESLRSRPHGPLLSAIEDLGGRAESTRANGQAPLVVGGPIEGGTVAMPGDVSSQFVTALLMTGAHTEGGIEIDLETELKSAPYVAITREVLADFGVDTRSSDAGFAVAGGQSYAAADGRYRVPGDFSSMSYLLAAGALAADDGLEVHGAYPSAQGDAAIVEILDRMGAAVGWNREAGVITVERSELSGVEVDVGDTPDLLPTLAVLGAAADGETRLVNAEHVRYKETDRVSAMAEELEEMGARVEETPGSLTVHGGDTDLRGAHVDGRGDHRIVMALAVAGLIADGTTTVAGAEHVDVSFPDFFEVLAGLGADVQTTG from the coding sequence ATGGACGCCGAAATCCGCGAATCCACGGTCGGGGGACGGGTCGACGCGCCGCCGTCGAAGAGCTACACCCACCGGGCGATCCTCGCCGCGGGCTACGCCGACGGGGAGACCGTGGTCGAACGCCCGCTCGTGAGCGCCGACACTCGGGCCACGATGCGCGCCGTCGATGCCTACGGCGGGGCGGTCGAAGAAACCGACGACGAACTCTCGATCCAGGGGTTCGGCGGCGTCCCCGAAACGCCTGCGGACGTGATCGACTGCGCCAACAGCGGCACGACGATCCGGCTCGTGACCGCGGCCGCGGCGCTCGGCGACGGCCTCACCGTGCTCACCGGCGACGAATCGTTGCGCTCGCGCCCGCACGGCCCGCTCCTCTCGGCGATCGAGGATCTCGGGGGTCGGGCCGAGAGCACGCGCGCGAACGGCCAGGCACCGCTCGTCGTCGGCGGGCCGATCGAGGGCGGGACGGTCGCGATGCCTGGCGACGTCTCATCGCAGTTCGTGACCGCGCTCCTGATGACCGGCGCACACACGGAAGGAGGGATCGAGATCGACCTCGAAACCGAACTCAAGTCCGCGCCCTACGTCGCAATCACCCGTGAGGTACTCGCCGACTTCGGCGTCGACACCCGGTCGTCGGACGCAGGATTTGCGGTCGCTGGCGGCCAGTCCTACGCGGCGGCGGACGGTCGGTATCGCGTGCCTGGCGACTTCTCCTCGATGTCGTACCTGCTCGCGGCGGGCGCGCTCGCGGCCGACGACGGACTCGAAGTTCACGGCGCGTACCCGAGCGCTCAGGGCGACGCCGCGATCGTCGAGATCCTCGATCGGATGGGCGCTGCCGTGGGGTGGAATCGCGAGGCGGGCGTCATCACGGTCGAGCGATCCGAACTCTCGGGCGTCGAGGTCGACGTGGGCGACACGCCCGACCTCCTCCCGACGCTCGCGGTGCTCGGGGCCGCGGCCGACGGCGAGACGCGTCTCGTGAACGCCGAGCACGTCCGGTACAAGGAGACCGATCGGGTGAGCGCGATGGCCGAGGAGTTGGAGGAGATGGGCGCGCGGGTCGAAGAGACGCCTGGCTCGCTCACCGTCCACGGCGGCGACACCGATCTCCGAGGGGCGCACGTCGACGGCCGCGGCGACCACCGGATCGTGATGGCGCTCGCGGTCGCCGGGCTGATCGCCGACGGCACGACGACCGTCGCGGGCGCGGAGCACGTCGACGTCTCCTTCCCCGACTTTTTCGAGGTGCTGGCGGGCCTGGGAGCGGACGTGCAGACCACGGGGTGA
- a CDS encoding DUF2321 domain-containing protein, translating to MTTYAQVCENGHILNTSPNPEYIRDDDFCQDCGAEGLIECSECDSQKIIASQQNVTTEEVTRNDLDLFCRSCGAAFPWVGSDGMMIREGVFIDDDYTNGPFDRQTIEEINRCYRVGANSAVLVLYRKLLENVIIEILRGHYGTDSIEKFYNEDHSQFHRFSVLISEFDDSRVDLGQYSGSLTNALIQDIWDFKGNGDAMAHSIEHEMQDEELEEMSSEATHVANVLLQTRNEVQRTN from the coding sequence ATGACAACTTATGCTCAGGTGTGTGAAAATGGACACATTCTCAACACGAGTCCAAACCCGGAATACATCAGGGATGACGATTTTTGTCAAGACTGCGGAGCGGAGGGTCTTATCGAATGTTCAGAGTGTGATAGTCAGAAAATAATCGCGTCACAGCAAAATGTAACAACCGAAGAAGTCACCCGCAACGATCTAGATTTGTTCTGTCGCAGTTGTGGTGCTGCTTTTCCTTGGGTAGGTAGTGACGGGATGATGATACGAGAAGGTGTTTTTATCGATGATGATTACACCAACGGTCCGTTTGATCGCCAGACAATTGAAGAAATCAATCGCTGTTACCGGGTTGGAGCCAATAGCGCAGTTTTGGTCTTATATCGGAAATTATTGGAAAACGTTATTATTGAGATACTCAGAGGACACTACGGAACGGATAGTATTGAGAAATTTTACAATGAAGATCACAGCCAATTCCATCGATTTTCAGTCCTCATCTCGGAGTTCGATGATAGTAGAGTAGATCTAGGCCAGTATTCTGGAAGTTTAACCAATGCGCTCATTCAAGACATATGGGATTTCAAAGGTAATGGGGACGCAATGGCACACTCAATAGAACACGAAATGCAGGATGAAGAATTAGAAGAAATGTCCTCGGAAGCTACTCATGTCGCCAATGTCCTGCTTCAAACGAGAAACGAAGTACAGCGCACTAATTAG
- a CDS encoding M24 family metallopeptidase, with protein MDPDLSALDEALDEAGVDGYLLDADSDVPDQRYLSGFDAPDPFVTLYDGDTHLLVSALEYGRATTASRADTVARHSDYTEGAGSREAAGEVLAAFLDDHDVSSVLVPPRFPVGVADDLRERDVAVTSEDDGAGVLTDIRAVKTDEEIEHVRTAQRANEHAMAAAEDLLREATIDGDRLVHDGETLTAERIKTEIETTLLHEGCALSETIVASGADAADPHDRGSGPIAPGEAVIVDIFPRDNETGYHADMTRTFVKGEPSDAIEEWYDLTHEAFEAALDAVEPGATGAEVHDMVCDVYEDAGEPTLRDDPETETGFIHGTGHGVGLAVHELPSLSFEGGELEPGNVVTIEPGLYDPDVGGVRIEDFVVVTEDGYENLTDYPKALRIE; from the coding sequence ATGGACCCAGACCTCTCCGCGCTCGACGAAGCGCTCGACGAGGCCGGCGTCGACGGCTACCTCCTCGACGCCGACTCCGACGTGCCGGACCAGCGCTACCTCTCGGGATTCGACGCGCCCGACCCCTTCGTGACCCTCTACGACGGCGACACGCACCTCCTGGTCTCGGCGCTCGAATACGGCCGCGCGACGACCGCGAGCCGGGCCGACACCGTCGCGCGCCACAGCGATTACACCGAGGGCGCGGGCAGTCGCGAGGCCGCCGGCGAGGTGCTCGCGGCGTTCCTCGACGATCACGACGTTTCGTCGGTGCTCGTCCCGCCGCGCTTCCCGGTCGGGGTCGCCGACGACCTCCGCGAGCGCGATGTCGCGGTGACCAGCGAGGACGACGGCGCGGGCGTCCTCACCGACATCCGGGCCGTCAAGACCGACGAGGAGATCGAGCACGTCCGGACGGCCCAGCGCGCCAACGAGCACGCGATGGCCGCCGCCGAGGACCTCCTGCGCGAGGCCACGATCGACGGCGACCGACTCGTCCACGACGGCGAGACGCTCACCGCCGAGCGCATCAAGACCGAGATCGAGACCACGCTCCTCCACGAGGGCTGTGCGCTCTCGGAGACCATCGTCGCGAGCGGCGCGGACGCCGCCGATCCCCACGACCGCGGCAGCGGCCCGATCGCGCCCGGCGAGGCGGTCATCGTCGACATCTTCCCGCGGGACAACGAGACGGGCTACCACGCCGACATGACCCGGACGTTCGTGAAGGGTGAACCGAGCGACGCGATCGAAGAGTGGTACGATCTGACCCACGAGGCCTTCGAGGCGGCGCTCGACGCCGTCGAACCGGGTGCGACCGGAGCCGAGGTTCACGATATGGTCTGTGACGTCTACGAGGATGCCGGCGAGCCAACCCTCCGAGACGACCCAGAGACCGAGACGGGGTTCATCCACGGCACGGGCCACGGCGTGGGGCTCGCGGTCCACGAGCTGCCGAGCCTGAGCTTCGAGGGCGGCGAACTCGAACCCGGCAACGTCGTCACGATCGAACCGGGGCTCTACGATCCCGACGTCGGCGGCGTGCGGATCGAGGACTTCGTGGTCGTCACGGAGGACGGCTACGAGAACCTGACCGACTACCCGAAGGCGCTCCGGATCGAGTAG
- a CDS encoding prephenate dehydrogenase/arogenate dehydrogenase family protein, with product MKLLVVGAGTMGRWFAETVATERTADSDVAFADADHDAATAAADAIGGRAVPLDTDEHFDAVCLAVPISAIEESIATHAQKGDRAMLDVTGVMADPVTAMAEHAPDRERVSLHPLFAPENSPGTVAVVADAPGPTTDEIRAALGAENDLFETTPDEHDEAMATVQARTHAAVLAYALAAEDVREEFHTPISGPLTDLAEQVLSGSPHVYSEVQAAFDGAEAVAAAAERIADADGEEFKRLYRAARDARAGRSDDEPNDDPAGGRGVER from the coding sequence ATGAAACTCCTCGTCGTCGGCGCGGGAACGATGGGTCGGTGGTTCGCCGAGACCGTCGCCACGGAGCGGACGGCGGACAGCGACGTCGCCTTCGCCGACGCCGATCACGACGCCGCGACGGCCGCCGCCGACGCGATCGGCGGCCGGGCAGTCCCGCTCGACACTGACGAGCACTTCGATGCGGTCTGTCTCGCGGTCCCGATCTCGGCGATCGAGGAAAGTATCGCCACGCACGCCCAGAAAGGCGATCGCGCGATGCTCGACGTCACGGGAGTGATGGCTGATCCCGTGACAGCAATGGCCGAGCACGCCCCCGATCGCGAGCGGGTGAGCCTACATCCCTTGTTCGCGCCCGAGAATTCGCCAGGCACCGTCGCCGTGGTTGCCGACGCGCCTGGTCCGACCACCGACGAGATCCGGGCGGCACTCGGGGCCGAAAACGATCTCTTCGAAACCACCCCGGACGAGCACGACGAGGCGATGGCCACAGTGCAAGCCCGCACCCACGCCGCGGTGCTCGCCTACGCGCTCGCCGCCGAGGACGTTCGCGAGGAGTTCCACACCCCGATCTCCGGCCCGCTCACGGACCTCGCGGAGCAGGTTCTTTCGGGGTCGCCACACGTCTACAGCGAGGTCCAGGCCGCGTTCGACGGTGCGGAGGCGGTCGCCGCTGCGGCCGAACGGATCGCCGATGCCGACGGCGAGGAGTTCAAGCGGCTCTATCGAGCGGCACGCGACGCCCGCGCTGGGAGGTCGGACGACGAACCGAACGACGACCCGGCCGGCGGCCGTGGGGTCGAGCGATGA
- a CDS encoding small ribosomal subunit Rsm22 family protein: MNDEQREAIRSNAKYLREVRPIDPEEIHEYVDGQPHPAVVRTVLRESAVDLGLVERSDGTFVPVSEEPIALDFDGVERFPESHARRLEDMLVERYGPGWPDGGSGDDLRERIRTFKESYFAGAPVEYDAETALAYAIYHLPDYYAAIQYVLADLAADGLLSRRLRVLDVGAGVGGPALGLADLLPDDALVEYHAVEPSPAADVLDALLNGTGKNFRPTIHRTPIEGFAFDDEYDLVLAANVLSELDEPTEIVERALDALAADGSLVALAPADRETSIGLREIERSVADEGPASIYAPTVRLWPGHAPTDRGWSFDVKSDLAVPPFQQRLDSGVRSTPERMSGERSDPRDEATSGPDAEPGEFVNVDVQFSHTILRADGRRRIEFTPDAGRTAKMADAERHVSERVDLVAAKLSHSLAAGDNPLFKISDGSERIDHYAVCVRESSLNRDLLAAEYGALLRFENGLLLWNDDEDAYNLVVDGETVVDRIPVRS, translated from the coding sequence ATGAACGACGAGCAGCGCGAGGCGATCCGCTCGAACGCGAAGTACCTCCGCGAGGTCCGCCCAATCGATCCCGAGGAGATCCACGAGTATGTCGACGGCCAGCCCCACCCCGCCGTCGTTCGGACCGTACTCCGCGAGTCGGCGGTCGATCTCGGACTCGTCGAGCGCTCGGATGGGACCTTCGTTCCGGTCTCCGAGGAGCCGATTGCTCTCGACTTCGACGGCGTCGAGCGCTTTCCCGAGTCCCACGCCAGGCGACTCGAAGACATGCTGGTCGAGCGGTACGGGCCGGGATGGCCCGATGGTGGATCTGGCGACGATCTCCGCGAGCGCATCCGGACGTTCAAGGAGTCGTACTTCGCGGGCGCACCGGTAGAGTACGACGCCGAGACGGCACTCGCGTACGCGATCTACCACCTTCCGGACTACTACGCCGCGATCCAGTACGTGCTCGCCGACCTCGCCGCCGACGGGCTGCTGTCCCGCCGGCTGCGCGTTCTCGACGTGGGCGCTGGCGTCGGTGGCCCCGCCCTCGGCCTCGCTGATCTCCTTCCCGACGACGCCCTCGTGGAGTATCATGCTGTCGAGCCGAGTCCCGCTGCCGACGTGCTCGACGCGCTGCTCAACGGGACGGGGAAGAACTTCCGTCCGACGATCCACCGCACCCCGATCGAGGGGTTCGCGTTCGACGACGAGTACGATCTCGTGCTGGCGGCGAACGTCCTGAGCGAGCTCGACGAACCGACCGAAATCGTCGAGCGCGCGCTCGATGCGCTCGCGGCCGACGGCTCGCTGGTCGCGCTCGCCCCCGCCGACCGCGAGACGTCGATCGGTCTGCGGGAGATCGAGCGAAGCGTGGCCGACGAGGGGCCAGCGTCGATCTACGCGCCGACGGTGCGGCTGTGGCCGGGCCACGCGCCCACCGACCGTGGCTGGTCGTTCGACGTGAAATCCGATCTCGCCGTGCCGCCGTTTCAGCAGCGGCTGGACAGCGGGGTGCGAAGCACCCCGGAACGGATGAGCGGGGAGCGGAGCGACCCGCGAGACGAGGCAACCAGCGGTCCCGACGCCGAACCAGGCGAGTTCGTGAACGTCGACGTCCAGTTCTCCCACACGATACTCCGGGCCGACGGCCGGCGACGGATCGAGTTCACGCCCGACGCCGGCCGCACGGCGAAGATGGCGGATGCCGAACGTCACGTTTCCGAGCGGGTCGACCTCGTGGCCGCGAAGCTCAGCCACTCGCTCGCGGCGGGCGACAACCCCCTGTTCAAGATCAGCGACGGCAGCGAGCGAATCGATCACTATGCAGTCTGCGTGCGCGAGTCGTCGCTCAACCGTGACCTGCTCGCGGCGGAGTACGGCGCACTCCTCCGGTTCGAGAACGGTCTCTTGCTCTGGAACGACGACGAGGACGCCTACAACCTCGTGGTCGACGGCGAGACGGTCGTCGATCGGATTCCCGTCCGTTCGTGA
- a CDS encoding nucleoside hydrolase, translating into MTRKVLFDTDPGCDDAVALAIALASDEIEVVGVSTVAGNTAVGNTTHNALSILELFDRTDVPVARGCAGPLCRDLETAEEIHGPGGIRGDPPEPTSEPVSQHGVEFIRDQVGEYGDDLSIVAIGPQTNLATALAIDEDLPATVDDIYLMGGAALCPGNVTPAAEFNFYVDPEAVSRVVRGATPKVVGLDVTEAATVPATTIEELAVEDEPQRTLAAWLGYSEIDAIRDGALAGDQAIHDATVIVDLLDDVLDYREVPVAVGTGDGDFRGAIAPDVEGASDDLPTAQIALDVDESSHRDRIVDAIRGL; encoded by the coding sequence ATGACCCGGAAGGTCCTCTTCGACACCGATCCCGGCTGCGACGACGCCGTCGCGCTCGCGATCGCGCTCGCGAGCGACGAGATCGAGGTCGTCGGCGTGAGCACCGTCGCCGGCAACACCGCCGTCGGGAACACCACCCACAACGCGCTCTCGATCCTCGAACTGTTCGACCGGACCGACGTGCCCGTGGCGCGGGGGTGTGCCGGCCCGCTGTGTCGCGACCTCGAAACCGCAGAAGAGATCCACGGGCCGGGCGGGATCAGGGGCGATCCACCCGAACCGACGAGCGAGCCCGTGAGCCAGCACGGCGTCGAGTTCATCCGCGATCAGGTAGGTGAGTACGGCGACGACCTCTCGATCGTCGCGATCGGCCCCCAGACCAACCTCGCGACCGCGCTCGCGATCGACGAGGACCTCCCCGCGACCGTCGACGATATCTACCTGATGGGCGGCGCGGCGCTGTGTCCCGGCAACGTGACCCCGGCGGCGGAGTTCAACTTCTACGTCGATCCCGAAGCCGTCTCTCGGGTGGTCCGCGGCGCGACGCCCAAGGTGGTCGGCCTCGACGTCACGGAGGCAGCCACGGTCCCGGCGACGACGATCGAGGAACTCGCGGTGGAAGACGAACCCCAGCGCACGCTCGCCGCGTGGCTCGGGTACAGTGAGATCGACGCGATCCGCGACGGTGCGCTCGCCGGCGACCAGGCGATCCACGACGCGACGGTGATCGTCGACCTGCTCGACGACGTGCTCGACTATCGGGAGGTTCCGGTCGCGGTCGGCACCGGCGACGGCGACTTTCGCGGGGCGATCGCCCCCGACGTCGAGGGAGCGTCCGACGACCTCCCGACCGCGCAGATCGCGCTCGATGTCGACGAGTCGAGCCACCGCGACCGGATCGTCGACGCGATTCGCGGGCTGTGA